Proteins from a single region of Haloplanus sp. GDY1:
- the pheA gene encoding prephenate dehydratase — protein sequence MEAITLGPAGTYSHRAARAVADDVSFSESVTAIVEAVADGDYRRGVVPIENSIEGSVTETLDALADYDVGVTEEVVTPIRHALLARSESFDVVASHSQALAQCRTFLEAEYPDVTLEAVASTARGVERAREDDAVAAIAHPDNAGDDLRVLAEDIQDRSSNATRFFVISPADERSDAGGKSTIIVNPNANYPGLLLELLEAFADRDINLSRVESRPTGDRLGDYLFHIDFEAGLYEDHAEAAVEDVEDIAADGWVRRLGSYDTRHVV from the coding sequence ATGGAAGCCATCACGCTCGGCCCGGCGGGGACGTACTCCCACCGTGCCGCGCGGGCGGTCGCCGACGACGTGTCGTTCAGCGAGTCCGTGACGGCCATCGTCGAGGCGGTGGCCGACGGCGACTACCGCCGCGGCGTCGTCCCCATCGAGAACAGCATCGAGGGGAGCGTCACGGAGACGCTGGACGCGCTGGCGGACTACGACGTCGGCGTCACGGAGGAGGTCGTCACCCCCATCCGACACGCCCTGCTCGCCCGGTCGGAGTCCTTCGACGTCGTCGCCAGTCACTCCCAGGCGCTCGCCCAGTGTCGCACCTTCCTCGAGGCCGAGTATCCGGACGTGACCCTCGAGGCCGTCGCCAGCACGGCTCGCGGCGTCGAACGGGCCCGCGAGGACGACGCCGTCGCGGCCATCGCCCACCCCGACAACGCGGGCGACGACCTCCGGGTGCTCGCGGAGGACATCCAGGACCGAAGCTCGAACGCCACCCGGTTTTTCGTCATCTCGCCCGCCGACGAGCGCTCCGACGCCGGCGGCAAGTCGACGATCATCGTCAACCCCAACGCCAACTACCCCGGCCTCCTGCTCGAACTGCTGGAGGCCTTCGCCGACCGGGACATCAACCTCTCGCGGGTGGAGTCCCGGCCGACCGGCGACCGCCTCGGCGACTACCTGTTCCACATCGACTTCGAGGCCGGCCTGTACGAGGACCACGCCGAGGCGGCCGTCGAGGACGTCGAGGACATCGCCGCCGACGGCTGGGTCCGTCGCCTCGGCTCCTACGACACGCGACACGTGGTCTGA
- the hisH gene encoding imidazole glycerol phosphate synthase subunit HisH has protein sequence MSLSEPPSEALADVVIVDYGLGNLRSATRGLERAGAAVTITDDPDDFAAADGIVLPGVGAFREGMENAGPYREALADAVSREQPVFGICLGMQMLLTSSEEADHAGEGEVVGLDFVPGRNVRFDEGQKVPHMGWNDLSVERDHPLVTGVEGSDRGGSVDGEYAYFVHSYYAVPDDDGAVVATTDHGRRFPAVVASEDGTVFGTQFHPEKSGETGLTILRNFVDICASR, from the coding sequence ATGAGCCTATCGGAACCCCCCTCGGAGGCGCTGGCGGACGTGGTCATCGTCGACTACGGCCTCGGCAACCTCCGGTCGGCGACGCGTGGCCTCGAACGCGCCGGCGCGGCCGTGACGATCACCGACGACCCCGACGACTTCGCCGCGGCCGACGGCATCGTGTTGCCGGGCGTCGGCGCGTTCCGCGAGGGGATGGAGAACGCCGGCCCCTACCGCGAGGCCCTCGCCGACGCCGTTTCCCGCGAGCAGCCCGTCTTCGGCATCTGTCTCGGCATGCAGATGCTCCTCACGTCGAGCGAGGAGGCCGACCACGCGGGCGAGGGCGAAGTCGTCGGCCTCGATTTCGTCCCCGGTCGGAACGTCCGGTTCGACGAGGGCCAGAAAGTGCCCCACATGGGCTGGAACGACCTGTCCGTCGAGCGCGACCACCCGCTGGTCACGGGCGTCGAGGGCTCCGACCGCGGCGGGTCCGTCGACGGCGAGTACGCCTACTTCGTCCACTCCTACTACGCCGTCCCCGACGACGACGGGGCCGTCGTCGCCACCACGGACCACGGCCGCCGGTTCCCAGCGGTCGTCGCGAGCGAGGACGGCACCGTCTTCGGGACGCAGTTCCACCCCGAGAAGAGCGGCGAGACGGGGCTGACCATCCTACGGAACTTCGTCGACATCTGCGCCTCGCGGTGA
- a CDS encoding ATP-binding protein encodes MPSTQFRTQEVSTLIDHLDETAIWIATDMGEFGFISDGFEEIWGIASDEIRDAPERLIETIHPDDRDYVRSQIEQSEEGVTEVRYEARIVRPDGEVRWLKTQHVPIRDDEGNLECVVGISTDITAQKRRERELEVLNRILRHDIRNDMTIMLGWAEILNEHTEGSEREYLDKIITSGRHVVELTEIARDYVEQLTSEKALPVKPTSLRPIVENELDLRRASYPDVEFLLDGDIPDVDVAGNELLGSVIKNLLNNAVQHNDEDDPVVTISFEVGDEDVVIRIADNGPGIPDERKESIFGKDEKGLDSSGTGIGLYLVQTLVDEYGGDVRVEDNESDGAAFVIRLPRAD; translated from the coding sequence ATGCCCAGTACCCAGTTCCGAACCCAAGAGGTTTCTACGCTCATCGATCACCTCGACGAGACCGCGATTTGGATTGCCACTGATATGGGTGAGTTCGGATTCATCAGTGATGGGTTCGAAGAAATCTGGGGTATCGCGTCCGACGAGATCCGGGACGCCCCTGAACGGCTGATCGAGACCATCCATCCCGACGATCGCGACTACGTTCGCTCTCAGATCGAACAGTCCGAAGAAGGGGTGACGGAAGTGCGGTACGAGGCCCGCATCGTTCGACCGGACGGGGAGGTTCGGTGGTTGAAGACTCAGCACGTACCAATTCGGGACGACGAGGGGAACCTGGAGTGCGTGGTCGGGATCTCGACGGACATAACGGCGCAGAAGCGACGGGAACGGGAACTCGAGGTGTTGAATCGAATCCTCAGGCACGATATCCGCAACGATATGACGATCATGCTGGGATGGGCCGAAATTCTCAACGAACACACCGAGGGGAGCGAACGGGAGTATCTCGACAAGATCATCACGAGTGGACGGCACGTCGTCGAACTCACGGAGATCGCGAGGGACTACGTCGAGCAACTGACGAGCGAGAAAGCACTGCCCGTCAAGCCCACCTCCCTGCGCCCGATCGTGGAAAACGAACTCGACCTCCGACGTGCCTCGTATCCGGACGTGGAGTTCCTCCTCGACGGGGACATTCCGGACGTGGACGTCGCGGGCAACGAACTGCTCGGATCGGTGATCAAAAATCTGCTGAACAACGCGGTCCAGCACAACGACGAGGACGATCCCGTCGTCACGATCTCCTTCGAGGTCGGCGACGAGGACGTGGTCATACGGATCGCAGACAACGGTCCCGGCATTCCGGACGAACGCAAGGAGTCGATCTTCGGAAAGGACGAGAAAGGGCTCGACAGTTCGGGGACGGGAATCGGATTATATCTCGTCCAAACCCTGGTCGACGAGTACGGTGGGGACGTTCGGGTCGAAGACAACGAGTCCGACGGAGCCGCCTTCGTTATCCGGCTGCCGAGAGCCGACTAA
- a CDS encoding uracil-DNA glycosylase has product MVESDGPDVSACERCPALVESRSRIVNGVGPEDAALLFVGEAPGADEDAQGEPFVGRSGSVLDDALRDAGLARADVRITNCVRCRPPENRDPHVAELDNCAGFLEREIEFVDPDLIVTLGKVPGERLLDRDVAVTAESGSVVDARLGGASRRVLLCLHPAATLYDRSQRGAFEAAVAKAADLVGATDGGEGGQSRLGDYR; this is encoded by the coding sequence ATGGTCGAATCCGACGGCCCCGACGTGTCGGCCTGCGAGCGGTGTCCGGCGCTCGTCGAGTCGCGGAGTCGCATCGTCAACGGGGTCGGGCCCGAGGACGCCGCCCTGCTGTTCGTCGGGGAGGCGCCCGGCGCCGACGAGGACGCGCAGGGCGAACCCTTCGTCGGGCGCTCGGGGTCGGTCCTGGACGACGCCCTCCGCGACGCCGGCCTCGCGCGGGCCGACGTGCGCATCACCAACTGCGTCCGGTGTCGGCCGCCGGAGAACCGCGACCCGCACGTCGCGGAACTCGACAACTGCGCCGGCTTTCTGGAGCGCGAGATCGAGTTCGTCGACCCCGACCTGATCGTCACGCTCGGGAAGGTGCCCGGCGAGCGACTGCTCGACCGGGACGTGGCGGTGACGGCGGAGTCGGGATCGGTCGTCGACGCCCGTCTCGGCGGGGCGTCGCGACGGGTCCTGCTCTGTCTGCACCCCGCGGCGACGCTGTACGACCGGAGTCAGCGCGGAGCGTTCGAGGCGGCGGTGGCGAAGGCGGCCGACCTCGTGGGCGCGACGGACGGCGGCGAGGGCGGGCAGTCACGGCTGGGTGACTACCGATAG
- a CDS encoding DUF99 family protein — MKSGARALGVAESFSQGERSVLGGAVVRRDRVADGFVFGTCTVGGTDATAAVERLWADLGREDVRALLLSGIAPAWFNLLDLRSLHDRVDRPVVSVSFEASPGLEPALREAFSGEALDRRLRTYRALPSRRRLDVNGEDVYVRAVGVDDDGAADLVRAFTPEGGRPEPLRVARLAARAARRLADGATGLDDGDT, encoded by the coding sequence GTGAAGTCCGGCGCGCGGGCGCTCGGCGTCGCCGAATCATTTTCGCAGGGGGAGCGGAGCGTCCTGGGCGGTGCCGTGGTACGGCGTGACCGCGTCGCCGACGGCTTCGTCTTCGGAACGTGTACCGTCGGCGGCACCGACGCCACCGCCGCCGTCGAGCGGCTCTGGGCCGACCTCGGCCGCGAGGACGTCCGCGCTCTCCTGCTCTCGGGCATCGCGCCCGCGTGGTTCAACCTCCTCGACCTGCGTTCGCTTCACGACCGCGTCGACCGACCCGTGGTCTCGGTGTCGTTCGAGGCCAGTCCCGGCCTCGAACCCGCGCTCCGCGAGGCGTTCTCCGGCGAGGCCCTCGACCGCCGCCTCCGGACGTACCGCGCGCTCCCGTCGCGCCGCCGACTCGACGTGAACGGCGAGGACGTCTACGTCCGGGCCGTCGGGGTCGACGACGACGGGGCCGCCGACCTGGTGCGGGCGTTCACCCCCGAGGGCGGCCGGCCCGAACCCCTCCGCGTGGCGCGACTGGCCGCGCGGGCCGCCCGACGACTCGCCGACGGGGCCACCGGCCTCGACGACGGGGACACTTAA
- a CDS encoding DUF5786 family protein translates to MGFGSYDESEQENQELDADLDDSEGVETSENDHRGSVEFEIGASNDELIDRLKEIKDE, encoded by the coding sequence ATGGGCTTCGGGAGTTACGACGAATCCGAACAGGAGAACCAGGAGTTAGACGCCGACCTCGACGACAGCGAGGGAGTCGAGACGTCCGAGAACGACCACCGGGGGTCGGTCGAGTTCGAAATCGGGGCGTCGAACGACGAACTGATCGACCGTCTCAAAGAGATCAAAGACGAGTGA
- a CDS encoding MBL fold metallo-hydrolase, translating into MDVINVTADAEEFTCNAYLVTGEQPTLVDAGAMPGVVDVVADHVADLDRVVLTHQHGDHVGELDAVLDAFDADLYAYGDHPRRTHALADGDAVAVGEETFEAVYTPGHADDHVSLVSEHTLFSGDVVVYNDGAFDDGSFGRTDMAGQSRERLIESLETLLDRLPESVAAMYAGHGDPFHADGESVRTVIERALERAERREPKYD; encoded by the coding sequence ATGGACGTGATCAACGTCACCGCGGACGCCGAGGAGTTCACGTGTAACGCGTATCTGGTCACGGGGGAGCAGCCGACACTCGTGGACGCGGGGGCGATGCCCGGCGTCGTCGACGTCGTCGCCGACCACGTCGCCGACCTCGACCGGGTGGTCCTCACCCACCAGCACGGCGACCACGTCGGCGAACTGGACGCCGTCCTCGACGCCTTCGACGCGGACCTGTACGCCTACGGCGACCACCCCCGACGGACGCACGCCCTCGCGGACGGCGACGCCGTCGCCGTGGGCGAGGAGACCTTCGAGGCCGTCTACACGCCGGGGCACGCCGACGACCACGTCTCCCTCGTGAGCGAGCACACGCTGTTCAGCGGCGACGTGGTCGTCTACAACGACGGCGCGTTCGACGACGGGAGCTTCGGCCGCACGGACATGGCCGGCCAGTCCCGCGAGCGCCTCATCGAGAGCCTGGAGACGCTACTGGACCGGCTCCCGGAGTCGGTGGCGGCGATGTACGCCGGTCACGGCGATCCGTTCCACGCCGACGGGGAGAGCGTCCGGACGGTCATCGAGCGGGCGCTCGAACGCGCCGAGCGCCGGGAGCCGAAGTACGACTGA
- a CDS encoding 50S ribosomal protein L40e, translating to MATFEKAERRMLEKQICMRCNARNAARAESCRKCGYKKLRPKAKERRSA from the coding sequence ATGGCTACCTTCGAGAAGGCGGAACGGCGCATGCTCGAGAAACAGATCTGCATGCGGTGTAACGCGCGCAACGCCGCCCGCGCCGAGAGCTGTCGGAAGTGCGGGTACAAGAAGCTCCGACCCAAGGCCAAAGAGCGGCGCAGCGCCTGA
- a CDS encoding TRAM domain-containing protein → MANCPLADDCPSFSERIQGMGCQHYGDRGGAEWCNHYDMPISDLKQQPVKPGEELVVEVTDIHESGSGVGRTEDGFIVLVDGTLPPARARVRIDRVKANHATADEVERLPMDPDEEEDADDDSEPTEETDDDGPSRPEQLGSRDNFWGG, encoded by the coding sequence ATGGCGAACTGTCCGCTCGCCGACGACTGCCCCAGTTTCTCGGAGCGCATCCAGGGCATGGGGTGCCAGCACTACGGTGACCGCGGGGGCGCCGAGTGGTGCAACCACTACGACATGCCCATCTCCGACCTGAAACAGCAGCCGGTGAAACCCGGCGAGGAACTCGTCGTCGAGGTGACCGACATCCACGAGAGCGGGTCCGGCGTCGGGCGCACCGAGGACGGCTTCATCGTCCTGGTCGACGGAACGCTCCCGCCGGCCAGGGCGCGCGTCCGGATCGACCGTGTGAAGGCCAACCACGCGACGGCCGACGAGGTCGAACGCCTCCCGATGGACCCCGACGAGGAGGAGGACGCGGACGACGACTCGGAACCGACGGAGGAGACGGACGACGACGGGCCGAGTCGCCCCGAGCAACTGGGCAGCCGGGACAACTTCTGGGGCGGATAG
- a CDS encoding Tfx family DNA-binding protein: MEDDPDANALLERAGFDPEESVLTRRQAEVLALRERNVRQSTIADLLGTSRANVSSIESSARDNVAKARETVAFAEALTAPVRVEVDEDTDLYNVPKLVYDACDAAGVKVNHTAPDLMKLVSDEAGDAVKGREVQAPLLVGVTTDGTVRVRQSK, translated from the coding sequence ATGGAAGACGACCCGGACGCGAACGCGCTGCTCGAACGCGCCGGTTTCGACCCCGAGGAGAGCGTGCTGACGCGTCGGCAGGCGGAGGTGTTGGCGCTTCGCGAGCGGAACGTTCGCCAGTCCACCATCGCGGACCTGCTCGGCACGTCGCGTGCGAACGTATCCAGCATCGAATCGAGCGCGCGCGACAACGTCGCGAAGGCCCGCGAAACCGTCGCGTTCGCCGAGGCGCTGACCGCGCCCGTTCGCGTCGAGGTCGACGAGGACACCGACCTCTACAACGTGCCCAAACTCGTCTACGACGCCTGTGACGCCGCCGGCGTCAAGGTGAACCACACGGCGCCCGACCTGATGAAACTCGTCAGCGACGAGGCCGGCGACGCGGTCAAGGGCCGGGAGGTGCAGGCGCCCCTGCTGGTCGGAGTGACCACCGACGGCACCGTCCGGGTCCGGCAGTCGAAGTGA
- a CDS encoding mannose-1-phosphate guanylyltransferase produces MDRPLVAAVLAGGVGSRLYPASRSHRPKQFLSFSAPERGSPEHRPATGGDTLLERTVARADFADEVVVSTRPAFADAVREAVPGASVLVEPAGKDTGPALTYATHRIAERFDDPVVLALPSDHHVAGDFETPARRGARVAAATDSLVTFGVDPDRPDTGYGYVEPGRDRGEYAEVAAFHEKPDAETAQRYVERGYYWNAGIFAWTPAAFLSAAGATDSPLSPLVAALDRGDAEAGFEAVDPVSVDHAVFERAENVAVVPLDVEWDDLGSWDALRRVLPADGDGTVVAGEATVRSVDAGNNVVAGDDVHVSLVGVEDLAVVAYDDRVLVVPAEEAQRVRDLVAELESRGEF; encoded by the coding sequence ATGGATCGACCGCTCGTCGCGGCCGTACTCGCCGGCGGCGTCGGCTCCCGGCTCTACCCCGCGAGCCGGAGCCACCGGCCCAAACAGTTCCTGTCGTTCTCGGCTCCCGAACGGGGGTCGCCGGAGCACCGACCGGCGACCGGCGGAGACACCCTCCTCGAACGCACCGTCGCGCGCGCCGACTTCGCCGACGAGGTGGTCGTCTCGACCCGGCCCGCCTTCGCCGACGCGGTCCGCGAGGCCGTGCCCGGGGCGTCGGTGCTCGTCGAACCCGCCGGCAAGGACACCGGCCCGGCGCTCACCTACGCCACCCACCGGATCGCGGAGCGGTTCGACGACCCCGTGGTGCTCGCCCTCCCGAGCGACCACCACGTCGCGGGCGACTTCGAGACGCCGGCCCGTCGGGGCGCGCGGGTCGCCGCCGCGACGGACTCGCTGGTGACGTTCGGCGTCGACCCCGACCGCCCCGACACCGGCTACGGCTACGTCGAACCCGGCCGCGACCGGGGCGAGTACGCCGAGGTGGCCGCCTTCCACGAGAAACCCGACGCCGAGACGGCACAGCGCTACGTCGAACGGGGCTACTACTGGAACGCCGGCATCTTCGCGTGGACGCCGGCGGCCTTCCTGTCGGCGGCGGGCGCGACCGACTCACCGCTGTCCCCGCTCGTGGCCGCCCTCGACCGGGGCGACGCCGAGGCCGGCTTCGAGGCCGTCGACCCCGTGAGCGTCGACCACGCGGTGTTCGAGCGGGCGGAGAACGTCGCCGTCGTCCCCCTCGACGTCGAGTGGGACGACCTCGGGTCGTGGGACGCCCTCCGGCGCGTGCTGCCGGCCGACGGGGACGGAACGGTCGTCGCCGGCGAGGCGACGGTGCGGTCGGTCGACGCCGGGAACAACGTCGTCGCCGGCGACGACGTCCACGTGTCGCTGGTGGGCGTCGAGGACCTCGCGGTCGTCGCCTACGACGACCGGGTGCTCGTGGTGCCGGCCGAGGAGGCACAGCGCGTCCGCGACCTGGTCGCGGAGCTAGAGTCGCGCGGCGAGTTCTGA
- a CDS encoding DUF7091 family protein, whose amino-acid sequence MDDRLERFVRTTFRSAGRRYAEARKAYREGQASVDLPRDDEGRVRIVCRREAERRAVGVDDEGRPECFEAGHPDCEGCLEDVREGVVETW is encoded by the coding sequence ATGGACGACCGACTGGAACGGTTCGTGCGAACGACCTTCCGCTCGGCCGGCCGGCGGTACGCGGAGGCCCGCAAGGCCTACCGGGAGGGGCAAGCGTCGGTGGACCTGCCCCGCGACGACGAGGGCCGCGTTCGGATCGTCTGCCGTCGGGAGGCCGAGCGCCGCGCCGTCGGCGTCGACGACGAGGGACGGCCCGAGTGTTTCGAGGCCGGCCACCCCGACTGCGAGGGCTGTCTGGAGGACGTCCGCGAGGGCGTCGTCGAGACGTGGTGA
- a CDS encoding replication factor A (Replication protein A protects and stabilize the intermediate ssDNA that is generated by the unwinding action of a DNA helicase at the replication fork. In addition, SSBs prevent the formation of secondary structures by single-stranded template DNA.), which translates to MTDLHTHAEDIVAQFSDHLDLSVDEVEERLDNLVNEYRVPVDEARRSVVNSYLDEAGLERDALGGGGGNASVGLAEIDQDEQWLDVTAKVVELWEPRSDSVAQVGLLGDETGTTKFVAFETSDLPALEEGAVYRLENLVTDEYQGNFSVKLNRTTTITEVDEEIEVGDDAETVEGALVDIQSGSGLIKRCPEADCTRVLQNGRCSEHGSVEGEFDLRIKGVLDDGEQVHEVIFDREATESLTGMSLEEAKDMAMDALDTTVVADEMRADTLGRYYRVSGPQFGRYVLVDEFERLTDPVDAEAALIEARSI; encoded by the coding sequence ATGACCGATTTGCATACCCACGCGGAGGACATCGTAGCGCAGTTCTCGGATCACCTCGATCTGAGCGTCGACGAGGTCGAGGAGCGCCTCGACAACCTCGTCAACGAGTACCGGGTTCCGGTGGACGAGGCCCGGCGCAGCGTCGTGAACAGTTACCTCGACGAGGCGGGGCTGGAGCGGGACGCCCTCGGCGGCGGCGGCGGCAACGCCTCCGTCGGCCTCGCCGAAATCGACCAGGACGAACAGTGGCTCGACGTGACCGCCAAGGTGGTCGAACTGTGGGAGCCCCGGAGCGACTCCGTGGCTCAGGTCGGCCTGCTCGGCGACGAGACGGGGACCACCAAGTTCGTCGCCTTCGAGACGTCGGACCTGCCCGCACTGGAGGAGGGGGCGGTCTACCGCCTCGAGAACCTCGTGACCGACGAGTACCAGGGCAACTTCTCGGTGAAGCTCAACCGGACGACGACCATCACCGAAGTCGACGAGGAGATCGAGGTGGGCGACGACGCCGAGACCGTCGAGGGCGCGCTGGTGGACATCCAGAGCGGCAGCGGCCTCATCAAGCGCTGTCCCGAGGCGGACTGCACGCGCGTCCTCCAGAACGGCCGGTGTTCCGAACACGGGAGCGTCGAGGGCGAGTTCGATCTGCGGATCAAGGGCGTCCTCGACGACGGCGAGCAGGTCCACGAGGTGATCTTCGACCGCGAGGCCACCGAATCCCTCACGGGCATGAGCCTGGAAGAGGCGAAGGACATGGCGATGGACGCCCTCGACACGACCGTCGTCGCCGACGAGATGCGCGCGGACACGCTCGGCCGGTACTACCGGGTGAGCGGGCCGCAGTTCGGCCGGTACGTGCTGGTCGACGAGTTCGAGCGACTGACCGATCCGGTCGACGCCGAGGCGGCCCTCATCGAAGCGAGGTCGATCTGA
- a CDS encoding RPA family protein, whose product MSQAPTREVARRVFASEFNDASHTFKESEDERAPVYLLLPTGERANRVFLVGTLTEKEDVGEDDEYWRGRIVDPTGTFFVYAGQYQPDAASTLRELEPPAYVAVVGKPRTYETDDGSVNVSVRPESITAVDATTRDRWVAETATRTLERVAAFDDEGDEYARMAREQYDLPVEDYREMALTALEGLDEGDELGDGEQDGADVPAEH is encoded by the coding sequence ATGAGCCAGGCACCCACCCGCGAAGTCGCGCGCCGCGTCTTCGCCAGCGAGTTCAACGACGCGAGTCACACGTTCAAGGAGTCCGAAGACGAACGCGCGCCCGTCTACCTCCTCCTCCCGACGGGCGAGCGCGCGAACCGCGTGTTCCTCGTCGGCACCCTCACCGAGAAGGAGGACGTCGGCGAGGACGACGAGTACTGGCGGGGTCGCATCGTCGACCCGACGGGGACCTTCTTCGTCTACGCCGGCCAGTACCAGCCCGACGCCGCGTCGACGCTCCGGGAACTCGAACCCCCGGCCTACGTCGCCGTCGTCGGCAAACCCCGCACCTACGAGACGGACGACGGGAGCGTCAACGTCTCCGTCCGCCCGGAGTCGATCACCGCCGTCGACGCCACGACGCGCGACCGCTGGGTGGCCGAGACGGCGACCCGGACGCTCGAACGCGTCGCCGCCTTCGACGACGAGGGCGACGAGTACGCGCGGATGGCCCGCGAGCAGTACGACCTCCCGGTCGAGGACTACCGCGAGATGGCACTCACCGCGCTGGAGGGCCTCGACGAGGGGGACGAACTCGGCGACGGAGAACAGGACGGCGCCGACGTGCCGGCCGAGCACTGA
- a CDS encoding ribbon-helix-helix protein, CopG family, with protein MGNKNKTISFRVNEDAFETLREIAEERDLSLSAVFRDYVDMLVAHDGQVQVVPEHELESGSGDGTSFPPKVEVPKSFVREHERLELEAEHLREQLDEHKRYVNHLREQLEEGGEDVIQLEDLDGGERDEPSFRLG; from the coding sequence ATGGGCAACAAAAACAAAACCATCTCGTTTCGCGTCAACGAGGACGCGTTCGAGACCCTGCGCGAGATCGCCGAGGAGCGCGACCTGTCGCTCTCGGCGGTGTTTCGCGACTACGTCGACATGCTCGTTGCCCACGACGGCCAGGTTCAGGTCGTCCCCGAGCACGAACTCGAGAGTGGTTCGGGCGACGGCACCAGCTTCCCGCCCAAAGTGGAGGTACCCAAGAGCTTCGTCCGCGAGCACGAACGCCTCGAACTCGAAGCCGAGCACCTCCGGGAGCAGTTAGACGAGCACAAACGCTACGTCAACCACCTGCGGGAGCAGCTGGAGGAGGGCGGCGAGGACGTCATCCAACTCGAGGACCTGGACGGCGGCGAGCGTGACGAACCGTCATTCAGACTAGGCTGA
- a CDS encoding DUF5814 domain-containing protein, whose protein sequence is MAITDKVYLKNHRQIVSQLDTSIPKGAFKGATMEVLYSGDGLSKLDDATRDRLLDFATDFLDCEDPDDLYTGYPERQFVRYLLELRAQGLGPDAIVDVMSDDYMLYAYPGDVLSFLDRAVRRLEAVESLAAVEGDDAMEERAREARRTLSA, encoded by the coding sequence GTGGCCATCACCGACAAGGTCTATCTGAAGAACCACCGACAGATCGTCTCCCAGTTGGATACGTCCATCCCCAAGGGGGCGTTCAAGGGGGCGACGATGGAGGTGCTCTACAGCGGCGACGGCCTCTCGAAACTCGACGACGCCACCCGGGACCGACTGCTGGATTTCGCGACCGACTTCCTCGACTGCGAGGACCCCGACGACCTCTACACCGGCTATCCCGAGCGCCAGTTCGTCCGGTACCTGCTGGAACTCCGAGCCCAGGGGCTCGGCCCGGACGCCATCGTCGACGTGATGAGCGACGACTACATGCTGTATGCCTACCCGGGCGACGTCCTCTCCTTCCTGGACCGGGCGGTGCGGCGGCTGGAGGCGGTCGAATCGCTGGCGGCCGTCGAGGGCGACGACGCGATGGAAGAGCGCGCTCGCGAGGCGCGTCGGACCCTGTCAGCCTAG